The Candidatus Bathyarchaeia archaeon DNA window GCTATGCTAGGAGCTGTAAGGTCCTCCAACAGGATGTAGCGGGGCGGTGTGAAGTTGATCCAAGTCCTTACGCAGCCCGGCCCTAGGAACGCCGGCGGATGCCACACCTCTACTGTGTAGGGGGCGTTGAGCTCATGGGGGAAGCGGGACTTGGGCCTTATCAACTTGTAATAGTAGTAGTCGTCCGATATGTCCGACTTTATGAACCACGTGTCGTTTTCACCCCGCCAACCTATGAATTCTTGCGGGACCTCCAGCCTCACAGCCACACCTGGCTCCGTTATGTTCACCATTATCGGCCCGCTCGTGTCGAAGAAGACGCCCCAGTCCTTTGACGGAGAAGCTGAGGCCTCCGCCTTCGCCGGAGCCGTCACGTGAAAGGGGTGG harbors:
- a CDS encoding carboxypeptidase-like regulatory domain-containing protein, with the protein product MKILLLLLLTVLAVHPFHVTAPAKAEASASPSKDWGVFFDTSGPIMVNITEPGVAVRLEVPQEFIGWRGENDTWFIKSDISDDYYYYKLIRPKSRFPHELNAPYTVEVWHPPAFLGPGCVRTWINFTPPRYILLEDLTAPSIAGIYNISVYIAPNMGKGETPNFPSKPSKVVQVPVSMREDQGRIVGRIVDGMDGTPIRAKGVVFAYHDSRVVARAYVDPATGNFNLTGLYEGVYDIVASAGYFPPQDTPMPQQP